The following proteins are co-located in the Tardibacter chloracetimidivorans genome:
- a CDS encoding LysR family transcriptional regulator, with the protein MDIAIARTFLEVVKTGSFVGAAANLNLTQTAVSARIRSLEEQLDCPVFIRNKAGAKLTPAGEQFLRFATTLVQVWSRARRAVALPPGRETVVTVGAELSLWNPLLRHWLLWMRRECPEIAVRTQIDTADNLMEQVQDGSLDVAILYAAPHRPGVVAELLFEEKLVMVRTTPTTAPLSPQDHVEIDWGDEFAASFQAAFPDHPNAVVSISYGPLALEYILATGGGGYFRKGFIRSYLEENRLVLVPDSPEFSYSAYVVHSTKTDPGVMDRIREGLRAAAKIAV; encoded by the coding sequence ATGGACATTGCGATAGCGCGGACCTTTCTCGAGGTTGTGAAGACCGGCAGCTTCGTGGGGGCGGCCGCAAATCTCAACCTCACGCAGACTGCTGTCAGCGCACGAATTCGGAGCTTGGAAGAGCAACTCGACTGCCCGGTGTTTATCCGCAACAAGGCCGGCGCCAAATTGACCCCCGCAGGCGAGCAGTTCCTTCGGTTCGCCACGACGCTGGTGCAGGTGTGGTCCCGGGCACGCCGCGCGGTGGCCTTGCCGCCGGGTCGTGAGACGGTGGTCACAGTGGGCGCGGAACTGAGCCTCTGGAATCCGCTGCTGCGCCACTGGCTCCTGTGGATGCGGCGCGAATGTCCCGAAATCGCGGTTCGGACGCAGATCGACACAGCGGATAATCTGATGGAGCAGGTCCAGGATGGATCGCTCGACGTCGCGATCCTTTATGCCGCACCGCACCGGCCGGGCGTCGTCGCAGAGCTCTTGTTCGAAGAGAAGCTGGTGATGGTGAGAACCACACCCACGACAGCACCCCTATCGCCGCAGGACCATGTCGAGATCGATTGGGGCGATGAGTTTGCGGCGAGTTTCCAGGCTGCCTTTCCCGATCATCCCAACGCCGTGGTCTCAATTAGCTATGGTCCGTTGGCGCTGGAATATATTCTGGCGACGGGCGGCGGGGGTTATTTCCGGAAAGGCTTCATCCGCTCCTATCTCGAGGAGAACCGGCTTGTCCTTGTCCCGGACAGCCCGGAATTCTCCTATTCCGCTTATGTCGTGCACTCCACCAAAACCGATCCGGGCGTGATGGATCGCATTCGCGAGGGGCTCCGTGCCGCCGCCAAGATCGCCGTCTGA
- a CDS encoding DUF6306 domain-containing protein, whose protein sequence is MPEDEPSSPVCYMAEADDVYMGYAGRDELLKSLDELLEAERAGAKVALASSRMPATPAYTALMRTVRADEARWCAMLAEQIGRLKAAPSHKTGAFREKALAIADPFDRLAFLNRGQAWVVRKLEEMLPRVRDEQLHGVLKDMLESHRRNIRSAAELLDTENAAR, encoded by the coding sequence ATACCAGAGGACGAGCCTTCATCTCCGGTCTGCTACATGGCCGAGGCAGACGACGTCTATATGGGCTACGCTGGCCGCGACGAACTTCTCAAGAGTCTCGACGAGTTGCTTGAGGCCGAGCGAGCGGGGGCCAAGGTCGCGCTCGCCAGCAGCAGGATGCCAGCGACGCCCGCCTATACGGCGCTGATGCGTACGGTTCGGGCCGATGAAGCGCGTTGGTGCGCGATGCTCGCCGAGCAGATTGGGCGCCTCAAGGCCGCACCGTCGCACAAGACGGGCGCATTTCGGGAAAAGGCGTTGGCGATCGCGGATCCATTCGACCGGCTGGCTTTCCTCAATCGGGGCCAAGCATGGGTTGTTCGAAAGCTGGAAGAGATGCTCCCGCGTGTGCGCGACGAGCAGCTTCACGGCGTCCTCAAGGACATGCTGGAAAGCCACAGGCGCAATATCCGGAGCGCCGCCGAGCTCCTTGATACGGAAAACGCGGCGCGTTGA
- a CDS encoding LysR family transcriptional regulator codes for MDISAARTFLEVVKTGSFVSAAANLHLTQTAVSARIRVLEDQLDRPLFVRNKAGAKLTPAGEQFLRFATTLVQVWARAQRAVALPPGRETVVTVGVELSLWSPLLRHWLLWMRRECPDIAVSTHIDASERLMEQVQEGSLDVAVLYAAPSRPGIIAELLFEEKLILVRTTPTDRPLAREDHVLVDWGEEFAASHQAAFPDEPNAVVSISYGPLALDYILATGGCGYFRQGFIRSYLDEGRLALVPNSPEFSYSAYVVHSTKADQEVMNRIRAGLREAAVLSV; via the coding sequence ATGGACATCAGCGCCGCCCGCACTTTTCTCGAAGTCGTCAAGACCGGCAGCTTCGTGAGTGCGGCGGCCAATCTCCATTTAACCCAAACCGCGGTCAGCGCCCGTATCCGGGTGTTGGAGGACCAGCTCGATCGGCCGCTGTTCGTCCGCAACAAGGCTGGCGCGAAACTGACACCTGCCGGCGAGCAGTTCCTGCGATTTGCAACCACATTGGTTCAGGTCTGGGCGCGGGCGCAGCGCGCGGTTGCGCTGCCGCCCGGCCGGGAAACGGTCGTCACCGTGGGGGTCGAACTCAGCCTATGGAGCCCGCTCTTGCGGCACTGGCTGCTGTGGATGCGGCGCGAATGCCCGGACATCGCCGTCAGTACACATATCGATGCCTCCGAGCGTCTGATGGAGCAGGTGCAGGAGGGATCGCTGGACGTTGCCGTGCTTTACGCGGCGCCGAGCCGGCCGGGGATCATCGCGGAGCTGCTGTTTGAAGAGAAGCTGATCCTGGTCCGCACGACACCGACCGACCGGCCTCTTGCCCGCGAGGATCATGTACTGGTGGATTGGGGTGAGGAATTTGCCGCGAGCCACCAGGCGGCCTTTCCCGATGAACCCAATGCGGTGGTGTCGATCAGCTATGGTCCGCTCGCCCTCGACTATATCCTTGCGACGGGTGGTTGCGGCTATTTTCGCCAAGGTTTCATCCGGTCCTATCTCGATGAAGGGCGGCTCGCGCTCGTGCCGAACAGCCCGGAATTCTCTTACTCCGCCTATGTCGTGCATTCGACGAAAGCCGACCAGGAGGTGATGAACCGCATCCGAGCGGGCCTCCGGGAGGCTGCGGTGCTTTCAGTGTGA
- a CDS encoding peroxiredoxin, with the protein MTIQLGQIAPDFEQSSTHGLLRFHDWLGSSWGVLFSHPKNFTPVCTTELGEVAKLRPEWDKRDVKPIGLSVDPVEAHRRWEVDIEETQGAKLDFPMIADPDARVSTLYDMIHPESDPTVTVRSVFVIDPLRKVRLILTYPPSTGRNFAEILRAIDSLQLTDARSIATPVNWNPGEPVVISPKLSEEEASRLFPQGYTTLKPYLRVVDLEKAAQ; encoded by the coding sequence ATGACCATCCAACTTGGGCAGATTGCCCCCGACTTCGAACAGAGCAGCACGCACGGCCTCCTCCGGTTCCACGACTGGCTTGGGTCCAGCTGGGGCGTCCTGTTCAGCCATCCGAAGAACTTCACCCCGGTATGCACCACCGAACTCGGCGAAGTCGCCAAGCTCCGCCCTGAATGGGACAAGCGCGACGTCAAGCCGATCGGACTCTCGGTCGATCCGGTGGAAGCGCATCGCAGATGGGAGGTCGACATCGAGGAAACCCAAGGCGCGAAGCTCGATTTTCCGATGATCGCCGATCCCGATGCCCGCGTCTCGACGCTGTACGACATGATCCATCCGGAGAGTGACCCCACCGTCACCGTGCGATCGGTGTTCGTCATCGATCCTTTGCGCAAGGTCCGCCTCATTCTGACGTATCCACCCTCGACGGGGCGCAACTTTGCGGAGATCCTGCGCGCGATCGACAGCCTCCAGCTTACCGACGCCCGCAGCATCGCAACGCCGGTCAACTGGAACCCAGGCGAGCCTGTCGTCATCTCGCCCAAATTGTCGGAGGAAGAGGCATCCCGCCTGTTCCCGCAAGGGTACACTACCCTCAAACCTTATCTCCGGGTCGTCGACCTCGAGAAGGCTGCTCAGTGA